The nucleotide sequence CTCAATCGGGTCAATCTCGAGCTTGTCTTTGAAGGGCGCGGCTTTGGGCGTTTCCACCCAGGGGCGGTCATATTCGGGCGCGGTCGAGGACAATTTGGAGAGCGGCAGGTCGGCTTTGACCTCGCCGTTATGCAGGATCAGGAAGCGGTCTTCCTCGATGGTTTCGCCTACGATGGCGAAGTCGAGATCCCATTTGACAAAGACGGCACGTGCCTCGGCCTCAAGCTCGGGGTTGAGGACCATCAGCATGCGTTCCTGAGACTCAGAAAGCATCATCTCGTAGGCGGTCATGTTCTCTTCGCGCTGCGGCACGTCTTCGAGGTTCAGCTTGACGCCAAGCCCGCCCTTGTCGCCCATTTCCACGGCGGAGCAGGTCAGGCCCGCGGCCCCCATATCCTGGATGGAGATCACCGCGCCGGTCTGCATCAGTTCCAGCGTTGCCTCCATCAGGCGCTTTTCGGTGAAGGGGTCGCCGACCTGCACGGTGGGGCGTTTTTCCTCGATTGTGTCGTCAAATTCGGCCGAGGCCATGGTAGCGCCGCCAACCCCGTCACGGCCGGTCTTGGCGCCCAGATAAACCACCGGCATGCCGATGCCCGATGCGGCGGAGTAGAAGATCTTGTCCGTGTCCGCGATGCCAGCCGCGAAGGCGTTGACCAGGCAGTTGCCGTTATAGGCGGGGTGGAACCGCACCTCGCCGCCCACGGTCGGCACGCCGAAGCAGTTGCCGTAGCCGCCGACGCCGGCGACGACGCCTGACACCAGTTGGCGGGTTTTGGGATGGCCGGGTTCGCCGAAGGACAGGGAGTTCATAGCCGCAATAGGCCGCGCGCCCATGGTGAAGACGTCGCGCAGGATGCCGCCCACGCCGGTGGCCGCGCCTTGGTAGGGCTCGATGTAGGAAGGGTGGTTGTGGCTTTCCATTTTGAAGACCACGGCCTGGCCGTCGCCAATATCGACGATGCCCGCGTTTTCGCCGGGTCCGCAGATGACCTGTGGGCCCTCGGTCGGCAAGGTGCGCAACCATTTTTTCGATGATTTGTAGGAACAGTGCTCGTTCCACATGGCGGAAAAAATGCCAAGCTCGGTGAAGGTGGGCTCGCGGCCGATAATCTCCAGCAGGCGCTGATATTCGTCGGCGCTGAGCCCATGCGATGCGATTAAGTCTTCCGTGATAGCAGGGTCCTGCATGTGACCTGTTCCCCCAAGGTGTCTTGCCCGTATTCGATCTTGCCCGCTTCTTATGCCAGCAAGGCTTGAGGGGGAAGGGGATTTAGCGCGGTTGGAGCTGCCCAAAAAAAAGGCCGAGCAAAAAGCTCGGCCGAAGTCCAACAGGGAGGTGAAGGAAGCAATTGCTGCCTTCACGAGTTGAAATATGATCGCGCCCTAAGCGGTTCAAGTATTTTTGCCCAATAATGGGTCATACCCGATATGCGGTCAGTGCATGGCTGTCTGATTTTTTAGCAATTTAAAGGGCTTGTGCCTTTTTTCGCTGCAGGTTGATTTCGCTCACCACGAAGTCCCTAAAGGCCGATATGCGTTTCGAGTGGCGCAATTCCTCGGGATAGGCCAGGAAAACAGGCACCTCGTTCGACTCGACCTCAGGCAGGACACGCACCAGGCGGGTGTCATCAATGGACACATAATCCGGCAAAACGCCGATCCCCAGACCATGATGCACGGCCTGCAAACAGCCAAAGTAGTTATTCACGGTCAGCAGGTTGGGCAGGTCGTAGCTGAGAAGCTCGCGCACCAATGTTGCCCCCGCGCTGACCTGTTCGGATTTGGTGTTCTGGCAAATCAGGCGGTGGTCGCGCAGATCCTCGACATCTTCGGGCGTGCCGCGCTTTTCCAGATAATCGGGGTTGGCGAAAAGCTGCATGCGGACCGACATCAGTTTCTTGCGCACCAAATCGGCCTGAGACGGCTCCTTCATGCGGATTGCCACGTCGGCTTCCCGCATTGGCAGGTCCAGCACGCGTTCGTCCAGCATCAGGTCAATATTGAGCTCTGGATATTCGTCATAGAGCTTGGACAGGCGCGGGGCGAGCCAGAGGGAGCCAAAACCGATGGTTGTGGTGACGCGCAGCTCGCCGAAAACTTCCTCCTCGCTGTCGCGAATACGGGCGGACGCGGCATCGAGACGCTTGGTCATGGACCGCGTCGCATCAAACAGCAATTCGCCCTGTTCGGTCAGAATCAGCCCCCGCGCATGGCGGTGAAATAGAATCGTGTTAAGCGATTCCTCCAGCGCCCTGATCTGGCGGGAGACGGCGGATTGAGACAAATGCAGCGTCTCGCCGGCATGGGTCAGCGACCCCGCATCCGCCACTGCGTGAAATATTCTAAGCTTATCCCAATCCATAACGCTTCTTCTGTTTCAATCGTTACCGCTATCTCATTGCTAATCTTAATGCGCCGCAGTGCGGCAAGAAAACAAGTTAAATTCGCAAAGAAATGACTTGATAGGTCAATAATTGTGACCCAATATCCGTGCTAAGCTACGGATGCCTCGGGAGGGCTATGAATGGCGTTGCAAGACATCTCGTTGAATGACCGGTTCGATCTGGAGAAATCTCCGGTCCTGTTGAACGGCACACAGGCGCTGGTTCGGCTCGTCCTGATGCAAAAGGCGCGGGACAGGGCGGCGGGGCTGAACACCGCCGGGCTGGTCACGGGGTATCGCGGTTCCCCCCTTGGTGCGGTCGACATGCAGATGACGCGTGCATCCAAGCATTTGCACGCAGCCGATGTGACGTTTCAGCCGGGACTGAACGAAGATTTGGCGGCAACCGCCCTTTGGGGCGCGCAGCAGGCCGAGCTGCGGGGCGAGGGGCGTTATGACGGCGTTTTCGGGCTGTGGTACGGCAAGGGCCCGGGCGTAGACCGCTCCGGCGATGTGATGCGTCATGCCAACATGGCAGGATCATCCCCCCATGGCGGTGTCTTGATGGCGATGGGCGACGACCACACCGGCGAAAGTTCAACCACGCTGCACCAGTCCGACTGGGCGATGGTCGATGCCTACATGCCGATTGTGTCGCCTGCAGGCGTTCAGGAGATATTGGATTACGGCCTTTACGGCTGGGCATTGTCGCGGTTTGCGGGCGTCTGGGTGGGGCTTAAGACCATGAAGGACACGGTGGAGGCGACCTCCGTTGTGGATGGCTCAGCTGGTCGAATGTCGTTTGTGCTGCCGGAATTTGCGCTGCCCGAAGGTGGGCTGAATATCCGGCTGGTCGACACGCCTGTCGAGCAAGAGGCGCGGATGATCGATCATAAGAGGTTCGCCGCAGAAGCCTTTGCAAAGGCTAACAAAATGGACAAGCGCGTATGGGGCAAGCCCGGCGCCAAGATCGGCTTTGTGGCCGCCGGTAAGAACTGGCTTGACCTGGTGCACGCGCTGTCCCTGCTGGGCATTGACGAGGCGGAGGCAGAACGCCTTGGGCTGACGACTTACAAAGTGGGCCAGGTCTGGCCGCTGGATGTCGACACGTTCCATGACTGGGCCGACGGGCTGGACCTGATCATTGTCGTGGAGGAAAAGCGCAAGCTCATTGAGGTGCAGGTCAAGGAAGCCATTTTCGACGACCGCGGCGGCAGGCGCGTCTATGGCTGGCACAAGGGCGACAGTTGGGAAAACGGGCGCCAGCAGGAACTGTTCCCGACGCGCTACGCGCTTGATCCGCTTGATATTGCAGAGAAACTTGGCAACATCCTGATCGAAGAGGGCCGCCGCACCGACCGGATTGAGGCCGGTCTGGCGATGCTGGCCGAGGCCAAACGGTCCGACAACGCGCAAGATATCGCGGCGCGGCTGCCCTATTTCTGCTCGGGCTGCCCGCATAACTCATCGACCAAAGTGCCCGAAGGGTCGCGCGCCTATGCCGGCATTGGCTGCCATTACATGGTGCAATGGATGGACCGCGACACCGTCGGATCGACCCAGATGGGCGGCGAGGGGGCCAACTGGATCGGCGAGGCGCCGTTTTCAACGCGCGACCATGTTTTTCAGAAC is from uncultured Litoreibacter sp. and encodes:
- the purL gene encoding phosphoribosylformylglycinamidine synthase subunit PurL: MQDPAITEDLIASHGLSADEYQRLLEIIGREPTFTELGIFSAMWNEHCSYKSSKKWLRTLPTEGPQVICGPGENAGIVDIGDGQAVVFKMESHNHPSYIEPYQGAATGVGGILRDVFTMGARPIAAMNSLSFGEPGHPKTRQLVSGVVAGVGGYGNCFGVPTVGGEVRFHPAYNGNCLVNAFAAGIADTDKIFYSAASGIGMPVVYLGAKTGRDGVGGATMASAEFDDTIEEKRPTVQVGDPFTEKRLMEATLELMQTGAVISIQDMGAAGLTCSAVEMGDKGGLGVKLNLEDVPQREENMTAYEMMLSESQERMLMVLNPELEAEARAVFVKWDLDFAIVGETIEEDRFLILHNGEVKADLPLSKLSSTAPEYDRPWVETPKAAPFKDKLEIDPIEGLSALISSPNYARKHWVWEQYDSQVMADTIRNPGAGSGIVRVHGTDKALAFTSDVTPRYVKANPFEGGKQAVAEAYRNLTACGATPLATTDNMNFGNPEKPEIMGQFVGAIKGIGEAVAALDMPIVSGNVSLYNETDGTGILPTPTIGAVGLIDHVDRIIGGKVQDGYVALLLGDDGAHLGQSALLCEAFDREDGDAPAVDLDAEKWNGDFVRNNHALIDVCTDIADGGLALAAFELADAAGVGVALNTSDTAVLFGEDQARYLIACAPTNAKALLQAADGVAQLHEIGTFGGDSVTFGEASAPLQGLSGTFHSAFAKAVG
- a CDS encoding LysR family transcriptional regulator, which produces MDWDKLRIFHAVADAGSLTHAGETLHLSQSAVSRQIRALEESLNTILFHRHARGLILTEQGELLFDATRSMTKRLDAASARIRDSEEEVFGELRVTTTIGFGSLWLAPRLSKLYDEYPELNIDLMLDERVLDLPMREADVAIRMKEPSQADLVRKKLMSVRMQLFANPDYLEKRGTPEDVEDLRDHRLICQNTKSEQVSAGATLVRELLSYDLPNLLTVNNYFGCLQAVHHGLGIGVLPDYVSIDDTRLVRVLPEVESNEVPVFLAYPEELRHSKRISAFRDFVVSEINLQRKKAQAL